In the genome of Chrysiogenia bacterium, one region contains:
- a CDS encoding metalloregulator ArsR/SmtB family transcription factor, with amino-acid sequence MNDLATTTELCRLMGEPTRLRFLGVLGEEALTVAELMQVTGVTQSRASAHLAKLKEAGLVHDRPAGPATFYARADESMSGEARALWDVLRGQTSDALFEEDAQRARAIAAARAGEGVKWADTVAGQMERHYSPGRTWEATARGLLGLCELGDVLDVASGDGVNAELVAPRAKSVTCIDASEKVIEAGRRRLAHLGNVRFESGDMHALPFADASFDQVLLMNALQYAKRPAQVAAEAARVLRKGGLLTLVTLKRHRHEGAVRPYNHENLGFAPGQLKRLLEKAGLAVGTCAVTSRESKPPHFEIISAYGRRK; translated from the coding sequence ATGAATGACCTGGCTACAACAACCGAGCTCTGCCGCCTGATGGGCGAGCCTACCCGCCTGCGCTTTCTGGGCGTGCTCGGTGAGGAAGCGCTCACCGTGGCCGAGCTCATGCAGGTCACGGGCGTCACCCAGTCGCGGGCCTCGGCCCACCTGGCCAAGCTCAAGGAAGCGGGCCTGGTCCATGACCGCCCGGCCGGGCCGGCGACATTCTACGCGCGCGCCGACGAGAGCATGAGCGGCGAGGCGCGCGCCCTCTGGGACGTGCTGCGCGGCCAGACCAGTGATGCGCTCTTTGAGGAAGACGCCCAGCGCGCCCGCGCCATTGCCGCCGCGCGCGCCGGTGAGGGCGTCAAGTGGGCCGACACCGTGGCCGGACAGATGGAGCGCCACTACTCGCCGGGACGGACCTGGGAAGCCACCGCCCGCGGGCTGCTGGGGCTGTGCGAGCTGGGCGACGTGCTTGATGTCGCGTCGGGAGACGGTGTGAACGCCGAGCTCGTTGCGCCGCGCGCGAAATCGGTGACCTGCATCGATGCGAGTGAAAAGGTCATCGAAGCAGGGCGGCGGCGGCTCGCGCACCTTGGCAACGTCCGCTTCGAGAGCGGCGACATGCACGCGCTGCCCTTTGCGGATGCAAGCTTCGACCAGGTGCTGTTGATGAACGCGCTGCAGTACGCCAAGAGGCCCGCGCAGGTCGCTGCCGAGGCGGCGCGCGTCCTGCGAAAGGGCGGGCTGCTCACGCTGGTAACGCTCAAGCGCCACCGGCACGAGGGCGCGGTGCGCCCCTACAACCACGAGAACCTGGGCTTTGCGCCCGGACAATTGAAGCGCCTTCTGGAGAAGGCAGGCCTTGCGGTAGGCACCTGCGCGGTGACCTCGCGCGAGTCCAAACCTCCACATTTCGAAATTATCTCGGCCTACGGCCGCAGGAAATAA